In Carya illinoinensis cultivar Pawnee chromosome 16, C.illinoinensisPawnee_v1, whole genome shotgun sequence, a single window of DNA contains:
- the LOC122299324 gene encoding cellulose synthase A catalytic subunit 2 [UDP-forming]-like, which yields MDTKGRLIAGSHNRNEFILINADEVARVTSVQELSGQICQICGDEIEITVDGESFVACNECAFPVCRPCYEYERREGNQACPQCRTRYKRIKGSARVEGDEEEDDTDDLENEFDIGGNPHHIAEAMHSARFNVGRGSQTSATATPPELDSASVSPDIPLLTYGEEGVGISPDKHALIVPPFMSRGKRVHPMPISDSPMSFQSRPMDPKKDLALYGYGTVAWKERMEEWKKKQNEKLQVVKHQGGDSGGKNDGDELDDPDLPMMDEGRQPLSRKLSIPSSKINPYRMIILLRIVILGLFFQYRITHPVNDAYGLWLTSVICEIWFAVSWILDQFPKWCPIVRETYLDRLSLRYEKEGKPSELADIDIFVSTVDPLKEPPLITANTVLSILAVDYPVDKVSCYVSDDGAAMLTFEALSETSEFARKWVPFCKRFNIEPRAPEWYFSQKVDYLKDKVHPAFIRERRAMKREYEEFKVRINGLVAMAQKAPEDGWTMQDGTPWPGNNVRDHPGMIQVFLGQNGVCDVEGNELPRLIYVSREKRPGFDHHKKAGAMNALVRVSAVISNAPYLLNVDCDHYINNSKALREAMCFMMDPTSGKKICYVQFPQRFDGIDRHDRYSNRNVVFFDINMKGLDGIQGPIYVGTGCVFRRQALYGYDAPIKKKPPGKTCNCWPKWCCFCCGSRKNKKKKLNDKKKLKNREASRQIHALENIEEGIEGIDNEKSSLMSQVKFEKKFGQSSIFIASTLMEDGGVPKGASPASLLKEAIHVISCGYEDKTEWGKEVGWIYGSVTEDILTGFKMHCHGWRSVYCMPKRPAFKGSAPINLSDRLHQVLRWALGSVEIFFSRHCPIWYGYGCGLKGLERFSYINSVVYPLTSIPLLAYCTLPAVCLLTGNFIVPEISNYASLIFMALFVSIAATSILEMQWGGVGIHDWWRNEQFWVIGGVSSHLFALFQGLLKVLAGVNTNFTVTSKAADDGDFSDLYLFKWTSLLIPPMSLLIINIIGVVVGVSDAINNGYDSWGPLFGKLFFALWVIVHLYPFLKGLMGKQDRVPTIVVVWAILLASIFSLLWVRINPFLSKGGLVLELCGLDCD from the exons ATGGATACCAAAGGACGGCTTATTGCAGGTTCTCACAACAGGAATGAGTTCATTCTTATCAATGCCGATGAGGTTGCCCGA GTGACATCGGTTCAAGAATTGAGTGGGCAAATTTGCCAGATCTGTGGGGATGAGATAGAAATTACAGTCGATGGAGAATCATTCGTTGCTTGCAACGAATGTGCCTTTCCTGTGTGCCGACCTTGCTATGAGTATGAAAGAAGAGAAGGCAATCAGGCCTGTCCTCAATGCAGAACAAGATACAAGCGCATCAAAG GTAGTGCTAGAGTTGAAGGtgatgaagaagaggatgatACTGATGATTTGGAGAACGAGTTTGACATTGGAGGCAACCCTCACCACATCGCTGAGGCCATGCACTCTGCCCGCTTTAATGTTGGCCGTGGTTCCCAAACTTCAGCGACGGCCACACCACCAGAGCTGGATTCTGCATCTGTTTCTCCAGATATCCCGCTCCTGACCTATGGTGAAGAG ggtgtGGGAATATCACCTGATAAGCATGCCCTTATTGTTCCCCCATTTATGAGTCGTGGGAAACGGGTCCATCCAATGCCAATTTCCGATTCTCCCATGTCAT TTCAATCCAGACCTATGGATCCAAAAAAAGACTTGGCTCTCTATGGATATGGAACTGTTGCCTGGAAGGAGCGAATGGAGGAGTGGAAAAAGAAGCAGAATGAAAAACTTCAGGTGGTTAAGCACCAAGGAGGAGACAGTGGTGGAAAAAATGACGGAGATGAATTGGATGATCCTGATTTGCCCAT gATGGATGAAGGCAGGCAGCCGCTTTCAAGGAAGTTATCAATTCCTTCAAGCAAGATAAATCCATACAGAATGATAATTCTTCTCCGAATTGTGATTCTCGGGTTATTTTTTCAGTATAGGATCACCCATCCAGTCAATGATGCATATGGATTGTGGTTAACATCAGTCATTTGTGAAATATGGTTTGCTGTGTCTTGGATATTGGATCAGTTCCCCAAATGGTGTCCGATTGTGCGAGAGACATACCTTGATCGTTTGTCCCTAAG GTATgagaaagaaggaaagccaTCTGAACTGGCTGATATAGACATATTCGTAAGTACGGTAGATCCATTGAAAGAACCTCCACTTATCACTGCAAATACAGTTTTGTCCATCCTTGCTGTAGATTATCCAGTTGACAAAGTTTCATGCTATGTCTCGGATGATGGAGCTGCCATGCTTACTTTTGAAGCCCTCTCTGAGACGTCGGAGTTTGCACGTAAGTGGGTCCCATTCTGCAAGAGGTTCAACATTGAGCCAAGAGCCCCCGAATGGTATTTTTCTCAGAAGGTTGACTATTTGAAAGATAAAGTGCATCCAGCATTTATAAGAGAACGGCGTGCAATGAAG AGGGAATATGAAGAATTTAAAGTTCGGATTAACGGATTGGTAGCCATGGCACAAAAGGCTCCAGAAGATGGTTGGACAATGCAGGATGGGACTCCATGGCCTGGGAACAATGTCAGGGATCATCCTGGAATGATCCAG GTTTTCCTTGGTCAAAATGGTGTTTGTGATGTCGAAGGAAATGAACTACCCCGCTTGATTTATGTGTCTCGTGAGAAGAGACCAGGATTTGATCACCACAAAAAGGCCGGGGCCATGAATGCCCTG GTGCGGGTCTCAGCAGTCATCTCAAATGCTCCTTATCTCCTGAATGTTGATTGTGATCACTACATAAACAACAGTAAAGCACTTCGTGAAGCTATGTGCTTCATGATGGACCCCACTTCTGGAAAGAAAATCTGTTATGTACAATTTCCCCAAAGATTTGACGGGATTGATCGTCATGATAGATACTCCAATCGCAATGTCGTATTCTTTGAT aTAAATATGAAAGGATTGGATGGGATCCAAGGACCAATATATGTCGGAACTGGGTGTGTCTTCAGGAGGCAAGCACTCTATGGATATGATGCCCCCATCAAGAAGAAACCTCCTGGGAAAACATGTAATTGTTGGCCAAAATGGTGCTGCTTCTGCTGTGGATCtagaaagaacaagaaaaagaagttgAACGACAAAAAGAAGTTGAAAAACAGGGAGGCTTCACGTCAGATACATGCACTAGAAAATATTGAAGAGGGAATCGAAG GAATAGATAATGAAAAATCTTCCCTAATGTCCCAagtaaaatttgagaaaaagtttGGACAGTCATCAATTTTCATAGCTTCTACACTAATGGAAGATGGTGGAGTTCCAAAAGGAGCAAGTCCTGCATCTCTCTTGAAAGAAGCAATCCATGTTATTAGCTGTGGTTATGAAGATAAAACAGAATGGGGAAAAGAG GTTGGGTGGATATATGGCTCAGTTACAGAGGATATACTTACTGGCTTCAAGATGCACTGCCATGGCTGGCGATCAGTGTATTGCATGCCGAAAAGGCCCGCATTTAAGGGTTCTGCTCCTATAAACCTTTCAGATCGTTTACACCAGGTTCTGCGGTGGGCCCTGGGATCTGTTGAGATTTTCTTCAGCAGGCATTGTCCCATATGGTATGGATATGGGTGCGGCTTGAAAGGGTTGGAGcgtttttcttatataaattcAGTCGTGTATCCGCTGACATCAATTCCTTTGCTTGCTTACTGCACCTTGCCAGCTGTCTGCCTCCTTACTGGGAACTTCATAGTTCCGGAG ATAAGCAACTATGCTAGTCTTATATTCATGGCCCTCTTCGTATCCATAGCTGCAACTAGCATCCTTGAGATGCAGTGGGGAGGCGTTGGCATACACGACTGGTGGAGGAATGAACAATTCTGGGTTATCGGTGGTGTCTCATCACATCTGTTTGCTCTCTTCCAGGGCCTGCTTAAGGTTTTGGCAGGGGTTAACACAAACTTTACAGTTACATCCAAAGCTGCGGATGATGGAGATTTTTCTGACCTCTACCTCTTCAAGTGGACATCATTGTTAATCCCTCCCATGTCCTTGCTAATCATAAACATAATTGGAGTTGTTGTTGGGGTCTCAGATGCTATCAATAATGGCTACGATTCATGGGGTCCACTCTTTGGTAAACTTTTTTTCGCCTTATGGGTCATTGTCCATCTTTACCCATTCCTTAAGGGGCTGATGGGGAAACAGGACAGGGTTCCCACCATTGTTGTGGTCTGGGCAATCCTTCTAGCATCAATCTTCTCCCTTTTATGGGTCAGAATAAACCCATTTCTCTCAAAGGGCGGTCTTGTACTAGAACTATGTGGTTTGGATTGTGACTAA